A stretch of the Arthrobacter sp. PAMC 25486 genome encodes the following:
- a CDS encoding TadE family type IV pilus minor pilin, translating into MNPTREKDRMRGSATAELAVVLPAITVLLAVLLLSVSGGLLQLRLEEGARAGARALARGDSSEQVLAIVSRVSGANTTASIGASAGFATVTVEGRVGGVLSGLVPWTQAAQASTRLENASALAAATFSAVASARGYALVVPGCPAAATVAGDHGQG; encoded by the coding sequence GTGAACCCCACTCGTGAGAAGGACCGCATGCGCGGCTCGGCGACCGCAGAGTTGGCCGTGGTGCTTCCTGCCATCACGGTGCTGTTGGCCGTGCTCCTACTCAGTGTTTCGGGGGGCCTGCTGCAGCTGCGGCTGGAGGAAGGAGCCAGGGCCGGGGCGAGGGCCTTGGCCAGGGGAGACTCCTCGGAGCAGGTCTTGGCCATCGTTTCGCGGGTGTCGGGGGCGAACACCACGGCCTCGATCGGCGCCTCCGCAGGCTTTGCCACCGTCACGGTCGAAGGCCGGGTGGGCGGGGTGTTGTCCGGCCTGGTGCCATGGACGCAAGCCGCCCAGGCAAGCACCCGGCTTGAAAACGCCTCGGCCCTGGCGGCTGCCACTTTTTCAGCCGTGGCGTCAGCAAGGGGCTACGCTCTGGTTGTTCCCGGGTGCCCCGCCGCAGCCACCGTGGCAGGGGATCATGGTCAAGGATGA
- a CDS encoding Rv3654c family TadE-like protein: MVKDERGTGTVLGVGLALAILLLMALVLGLGQAAVAAAKAATAADLSALAAADAYRGLSEGDACQRAAEVSLQNGAQLLECTLHPDMSVRVAVAVRTTLPWAAHGQARAGSPADDVRPGQP; this comes from the coding sequence ATGGTCAAGGATGAGCGGGGTACAGGGACGGTGCTGGGCGTCGGCCTGGCGCTGGCCATCTTGCTGCTCATGGCCCTTGTTTTGGGGCTGGGACAGGCTGCTGTTGCTGCTGCAAAGGCAGCAACAGCGGCGGATCTCTCAGCTCTTGCGGCCGCTGACGCGTACAGGGGACTGAGCGAGGGAGATGCCTGCCAGAGAGCAGCAGAAGTATCACTTCAGAACGGGGCCCAGCTGCTGGAATGCACATTGCATCCCGACATGTCAGTCCGGGTGGCAGTGGCCGTCAGGACCACCCTGCCATGGGCGGCGCATGGCCAAGCACGGGCAGGATCGCCAGCGGATGACGTCCGGCCGGGTCAGCCCTGA
- a CDS encoding DUF4244 domain-containing protein: MNSFETASGSAPDAERALETQNVTEIFPGASQKAHVVNRAARPRAANGLRKEAKWAKNGMEAGMATAEYAIATLAAVGFAGLLVVILKSDEVRGFLLNIIRTALSF; the protein is encoded by the coding sequence ATGAACAGCTTTGAAACGGCCAGCGGAAGCGCACCTGACGCCGAGCGTGCCCTCGAGACGCAGAACGTCACCGAGATCTTCCCCGGGGCAAGCCAAAAGGCGCACGTGGTGAACCGCGCGGCCCGCCCGCGTGCAGCAAACGGCTTGCGGAAGGAGGCGAAGTGGGCCAAGAACGGGATGGAAGCCGGGATGGCAACGGCAGAATACGCCATCGCCACGCTGGCGGCCGTTGGATTCGCCGGCCTGCTGGTCGTCATCCTTAAAAGTGATGAGGTGCGTGGCTTTCTGCTGAACATCATCCGCACCGCGTTGAGCTTTTAG